A stretch of DNA from Thermoleophilaceae bacterium:
CGAGCTCAACTCCCCGCTCGTTCGCCCACGCCACGAGTGGCGCGAGGTCGCGCGTGGGCATCTCGGTGCTGAAGCTCACGCGGCCGTCCGCGCGCTCGGCGCTGGCGGGCAGCGGCAGCTCGGCCGCACCCGTGGCGGCCGGCACCCGGAACGAGATGAGGGCATCCCCCACGTCGCGCCCCGCGAGCGTGTCCGGTGTGCCCTCGGCGACGATGCGTCCGGCCGCGATCACCGCCACGCGGTCCGCGAGGTTCTGCGCCTCGTCCATGTAGTGCGTCGTCAACAGGATCGTCTTGCCAAGCGAGCGCAGGCCATCGATCACCTCCCACGCCTGCCGGCGCGCGGACGGGTCGAAGCCCGTGGTGGGCTCGTCCAGGAAGATCAGCTCGGGATCACCGGCGATGCCGAGCGCGAGGTCGAGGCGGCGGCGCTGGCCGCCCGAGAGCGTCTCCACGCGGGCGTCGCGCTTCTCCGCCAGACCGACGAGCTCGATGCAGTCATCCGGGTCGCGCGGGCGCGGATAGGCGGCGCTGTAGAGCTCCACCGCCTCGCGCACGGTCAACACATCGTCGAGCCCCTCCTCCTGCAGCACGATGCCGATCCGCTCGCTGAGCTCCCGCTCGTCCGCCGCGGGGTCATGCCCGAGCACGCTCACAGCGCCGCTGTCGCGCCGGCGGTGGCCCTCGAGGATCTCCACCAGAGTGGTCTTGCCCGCGCCGTTTGGACCGAGCAGGCCGAACACCTCGCCGCGCTGGATGTCGAGATCCACGCCGGCCAGCGCCTGAAGGGTTCCGTAGCTCTTTCGCAGTCCCCGGACCTGGACCGCGATGTCGCGTGTCAGAGACACCGCGGGTGAGGATAAAGCTGCCCGGGTAGACAGCTTGTTAAGCGATTCAGAGGGGGTCACATGGCAGACAGCGTGGAAGTCGAACGCGATCTCGAGGTTCTCCTAAAGGAAGAGGACGTCTTCGAGCCCCCCGAGGAGTTCGCCGAGCCGGCGAACCTGTCCGACCCATCGGTCTATGACGAGGCAGAGCAGGACTTCGAGGCGTGGTGGGAAGGGTGGGCGAAGGAGCTCGACTGGTTCGAGCCGTGGCAGACGGTGCTCGAGTGGAACCCGCCCTGGGCCAAGTGGTTCAAGGAGGGGAAGCTCAACGTGTCGCACAACTGCCTCGACCGCCACGTGGACGCGGGACGGGGTGAACGCGTGGCCTACCACTGGGTCGGCGAGGATGGCGACACGCGTGACGTGACCTACGCGGAGCTGCTCGACATGACGAAGCGCTTCGCGAACGTGCTCAAGGACCTCGGCATCCAGAAGGGCGACGTTGTCGGCATCTACATGCCGATGCTGCCCGAGACGCCCGCGGCGATGCTCGCCTGCGCGCGGATCGGCGCGATCCACAACGTCGTCTTCGGCGGCTTCTCCGCGCAGTCGGTCAAGGAGCGGATGGAGTTCTCCGACGCGAACGTGCTCGTGACCGCCGACGCGACGATGCGCCGGGGCAAGCCGACGCCGATGAAGGAGGCCGTCGACGGGATCCTCGCCGGCCTTCCCCACATGCGGCACGTCGTGGTCGTCAACCGCGGCGACACCGACCCGCCGATGACCGAGGGCCGCGACGTCTTCTGGCACGAGGCGGTGGAGGCGGCCGACCCGAAGTGCGAGCCCGAGGCGCTCGATGCCGAGGACCCGCTCTACATCCTCTACACCTCGGGCTCGACCGGCAAGCCGAAGGGCATCGTCCA
This window harbors:
- a CDS encoding AMP-binding protein; this translates as MADSVEVERDLEVLLKEEDVFEPPEEFAEPANLSDPSVYDEAEQDFEAWWEGWAKELDWFEPWQTVLEWNPPWAKWFKEGKLNVSHNCLDRHVDAGRGERVAYHWVGEDGDTRDVTYAELLDMTKRFANVLKDLGIQKGDVVGIYMPMLPETPAAMLACARIGAIHNVVFGGFSAQSVKERMEFSDANVLVTADATMRRGKPTPMKEAVDGILAGLPHMRHVVVVNRGDTDPPMTEGRDVFWHEAVEAADPKCEPEALDAEDPLYILYTSGSTGKPKGIV
- a CDS encoding ABC transporter ATP-binding protein gives rise to the protein MSLTRDIAVQVRGLRKSYGTLQALAGVDLDIQRGEVFGLLGPNGAGKTTLVEILEGHRRRDSGAVSVLGHDPAADERELSERIGIVLQEEGLDDVLTVREAVELYSAAYPRPRDPDDCIELVGLAEKRDARVETLSGGQRRRLDLALGIAGDPELIFLDEPTTGFDPSARRQAWEVIDGLRSLGKTILLTTHYMDEAQNLADRVAVIAAGRIVAEGTPDTLAGRDVGDALISFRVPAATGAAELPLPASAERADGRVSFSTEMPTRDLAPLVAWANERGVELEGLTVTRRSLEDVYLELTRTGDAA